In one window of Nodosilinea sp. PGN35 DNA:
- a CDS encoding transporter substrate-binding domain-containing protein translates to MKRRWVLTSALALTTLGLTVACGGDRPAGEAGGAGAGGEVLTMATSADYPPYEFVETAGGTEEIVGFDIDIARHIATELGYELEITNIDFNGLIPALQAGRADFVMAGMTPTEERQQNVDFSDIYYDARQTIVFPSGGGITSTADLDGKTVGVQLGSIQEELANDLVAEIPGIQLSPLNRINEIIQELRSGRIDAAIIEDTVAEGFLANNPDLEAVEIEEEGAAGSAIAFPKDSELVPEFNRVLAEMESSGLMEELIVKWFGDRAE, encoded by the coding sequence ATGAAACGACGTTGGGTTTTGACGTCTGCTTTGGCGCTGACCACCCTGGGGTTGACCGTCGCCTGTGGTGGCGACCGGCCCGCTGGCGAGGCTGGCGGTGCAGGCGCAGGCGGTGAGGTGCTGACCATGGCCACCTCCGCCGACTATCCCCCCTACGAGTTTGTGGAAACCGCCGGGGGCACCGAAGAAATTGTCGGCTTCGATATCGACATTGCCCGCCACATCGCCACCGAGCTGGGCTACGAACTAGAGATTACCAACATCGACTTTAACGGCTTAATTCCTGCGCTTCAGGCGGGGCGGGCCGACTTTGTGATGGCGGGCATGACCCCCACCGAAGAGCGCCAGCAAAACGTCGATTTCTCTGATATTTATTACGATGCCCGGCAGACCATCGTGTTTCCCTCAGGGGGCGGTATTACCTCAACCGCAGACCTCGATGGCAAGACCGTGGGCGTGCAGCTGGGCTCCATTCAAGAGGAGCTGGCTAACGATCTGGTGGCGGAGATTCCCGGTATTCAGCTCTCGCCCCTCAACCGCATCAACGAGATCATTCAAGAACTCAGGTCGGGCCGCATCGATGCCGCCATCATTGAAGACACGGTAGCCGAGGGCTTTTTGGCCAACAACCCCGACCTCGAAGCCGTCGAAATTGAAGAGGAAGGGGCGGCGGGCTCAGCGATCGCCTTTCCTAAAGACTCCGAGCTAGTGCCTGAGTTTAACCGAGTGCTGGCCGAAATGGAGTCGAGCGGCCTGATGGAGGAGCTAATCGTGAAGTGGTTTGGCGATCGGGCTGAGTAG
- a CDS encoding DUF5340 domain-containing protein, which translates to MAQLGKPLPLPSHIHYELLLRLLEQQTMATAYQNPHLRLQVQELIITLRKALSQQRQIEESCKQSNIDLEYHWSTTEMNERFLSQDKAG; encoded by the coding sequence ATGGCACAGTTAGGCAAACCGCTCCCGCTACCCTCCCATATTCACTACGAGCTGCTGCTGCGCCTGCTTGAGCAGCAGACCATGGCCACGGCCTACCAAAATCCTCATCTACGGCTCCAGGTGCAGGAGCTGATCATTACCCTGCGCAAGGCACTGTCGCAGCAGCGCCAGATTGAAGAGTCCTGCAAGCAGAGCAATATTGACCTGGAGTATCACTGGTCTACCACCGAGATGAACGAGCGCTTTTTGTCCCAGGACAAAGCTGGTTAG
- the trpC gene encoding indole-3-glycerol phosphate synthase TrpC codes for MKIRRRPPNPAVAVKHLQYQIKVDDAEPRNILEKIVWHKETEVAALRERLPLADLQRQVLDAPPPRDFIAALRDGRTTPALIAEVKKASPSQGVMRPDFDPVAIAQTYAAHGASCLSVLTDKTFFHGDFDYLSQIRQVVDLPLLCKEFIIYPYQMYLARSKGADAVLLIAAILSDQDLAYFVQIAKALGMAVLLEVHTLEELDRVLAVPGLALIGINNRDLETFTTRLETTAELIAARREQLSEALVVSESGIHTPNHLQAVTAAGAGAVLVGESLIRQPDPGLAIDQLYEKNTD; via the coding sequence ATGAAGATTCGCCGCCGCCCTCCCAACCCCGCTGTTGCGGTCAAACACTTGCAATACCAGATTAAAGTGGACGATGCCGAGCCCCGCAATATCTTAGAAAAGATTGTCTGGCACAAAGAGACTGAGGTGGCCGCCCTGCGCGAGCGCCTGCCCCTGGCCGACTTGCAGCGGCAGGTGCTCGATGCCCCCCCGCCCCGCGACTTCATCGCCGCCCTGCGCGACGGGCGCACCACCCCGGCGCTGATTGCCGAAGTCAAAAAAGCCTCCCCCAGCCAGGGGGTGATGCGGCCTGACTTCGACCCGGTGGCGATCGCCCAGACCTACGCCGCCCACGGGGCCAGCTGCCTCTCGGTGCTCACCGACAAGACCTTCTTCCACGGCGATTTTGACTACCTGAGCCAAATTCGGCAAGTAGTTGACCTGCCGCTGCTGTGTAAAGAGTTCATCATCTACCCTTACCAGATGTACCTGGCCCGCTCCAAGGGGGCCGACGCGGTGCTGCTGATCGCCGCCATTCTCTCTGACCAGGATCTGGCCTACTTTGTGCAGATTGCCAAGGCCCTGGGCATGGCGGTGCTGCTTGAAGTGCACACCCTGGAGGAGTTAGACCGGGTGCTGGCGGTGCCTGGCCTGGCGCTCATCGGCATCAACAACCGCGACCTGGAGACCTTTACCACCCGCCTAGAGACCACCGCCGAGCTAATTGCCGCCCGGCGCGAACAGCTCAGCGAGGCCCTGGTGGTCAGCGAGTCGGGCATTCATACCCCGAACCATTTGCAGGCAGTCACCGCCGCCGGGGCCGGGGCCGTGCTGGTGGGCGAATCGCTCATTCGCCAGCCCGATCCGGGCCTGGCCATCGACCAACTTTACGAAAAAAACACAGACTAA
- the lpdA gene encoding dihydrolipoyl dehydrogenase, whose translation MSDAFDYDLLIIGAGVGGHGAALHAVKRGLKTAIVEADVMGGTCVNRGCIPSKALLAASGRVRELRNEHHLKSLGISVGNVSYDREAIADHAKNLVSKIQGDMTNSLTRLGVDIIKGWARLAGEQKAAIATPDGEKIVTARDIILSPGSVPFVPPGIETDGKTVFTSDEALKLDWLPDWIAIIGSGYIGLEFSDVYTALGCEVTIIEALDQLMPTFDPDIAKIAQRVLIAPRDIETRAGVIAQKVTPGSPVVIELADRETREVVETLEVDACLVATGRIPATKDLGLEKVGVETDRRGFIPVNDYLQVTRNGEPVPHLWAIGDATGKMMLAHAASAQGILTVETICGEPRQINYLSIPAAAFTHPEVSFVGLTEPAAKTLAEAEGYAIDTVKTYFKGNSKALAEGEGDGLAKVIYRKDTGEILGAHIIGMHAADLIQEAANAIANGQTVTELSFYVHTHPTLSEVLDEAFKRAVVVSA comes from the coding sequence GTGAGCGACGCATTTGATTACGACCTGCTGATTATTGGTGCTGGGGTAGGGGGCCACGGGGCTGCCCTGCACGCGGTGAAGCGGGGGTTAAAGACGGCCATTGTGGAAGCCGATGTGATGGGGGGCACCTGCGTCAACCGGGGCTGCATTCCCTCGAAGGCGCTGCTGGCGGCGTCGGGCCGGGTGCGGGAGCTGCGCAACGAGCACCACCTCAAGTCCCTGGGCATTTCGGTAGGGAATGTCAGCTACGATCGCGAAGCCATTGCCGACCACGCCAAAAACCTGGTCAGCAAGATCCAGGGCGATATGACCAACAGCCTCACCCGGCTGGGGGTTGACATTATTAAGGGCTGGGCGCGGCTGGCGGGGGAGCAAAAGGCGGCGATCGCCACCCCCGACGGCGAAAAAATTGTCACCGCCAGAGACATCATTCTGTCGCCCGGCTCGGTGCCCTTTGTGCCCCCCGGCATTGAGACCGACGGCAAAACGGTGTTTACCAGCGACGAAGCCCTGAAGCTCGACTGGCTGCCCGACTGGATCGCCATCATCGGCAGCGGCTACATCGGCCTGGAATTTTCGGATGTCTACACCGCTCTGGGCTGCGAGGTCACGATTATCGAAGCGCTGGATCAGCTGATGCCCACCTTCGACCCCGACATCGCCAAGATCGCCCAGCGGGTGCTGATTGCCCCCCGCGACATCGAGACCCGCGCCGGGGTGATCGCCCAAAAGGTCACCCCCGGCAGCCCGGTGGTGATTGAGCTGGCCGATCGCGAAACCCGCGAGGTGGTGGAAACCCTGGAGGTGGACGCCTGCCTGGTGGCCACCGGGCGCATCCCCGCCACCAAGGATCTGGGCCTGGAGAAGGTCGGTGTGGAAACCGATCGCCGGGGCTTTATTCCGGTGAATGACTATTTACAGGTGACCCGCAACGGCGAGCCGGTGCCCCACCTGTGGGCGATCGGTGACGCCACTGGCAAAATGATGCTGGCCCACGCCGCCTCGGCCCAGGGCATTTTGACGGTAGAGACCATCTGCGGCGAGCCGCGGCAGATCAACTACCTGAGCATTCCGGCGGCGGCCTTTACCCACCCCGAGGTCAGCTTTGTGGGCCTGACCGAACCCGCCGCCAAGACCCTGGCCGAGGCCGAGGGCTATGCCATCGACACCGTGAAAACCTACTTCAAGGGCAACTCCAAGGCCCTGGCCGAGGGCGAGGGCGACGGACTGGCCAAGGTGATCTACCGCAAAGACACGGGCGAAATTCTCGGCGCTCACATCATTGGCATGCACGCGGCGGACCTGATTCAGGAGGCGGCCAATGCGATCGCCAATGGCCAGACCGTTACCGAGCTGTCCTTCTACGTCCACACCCATCCCACCCTCTCGGAGGTGCTGGACGAAGCCTTCAAGCGCGCCGTCGTGGTCTCTGCCTAA
- a CDS encoding RNA methyltransferase, whose translation MLTSLQNPLVKSIRKLHQAKERRSQNQFLLEGTHLIQEALATSYPLDVVCYTPAWRQAHSDLALELEQRAERVELVAEALLERMATTQHPDGVVAIAPQVFRSANRAVQGIGLAVETLQDPGNLGTIIRTAVAAGVDGLWLSADSVAPDHPKVLRASAGQWFRLPLTVVDDLNALLADWEQTGVQLVATSSYAPVDYWSVDFTKPTVIVLGNEGAGLSENLQRRATVQVRIPMAGAVESLNVGISAALLLYEARRQREWEWERERE comes from the coding sequence ATGCTTACGAGCCTGCAAAACCCCCTGGTGAAGTCTATTCGGAAGCTGCACCAGGCCAAAGAGCGGCGATCGCAAAACCAATTTCTGCTCGAAGGCACCCACCTGATCCAGGAAGCCCTCGCCACCAGCTATCCCCTAGACGTTGTCTGCTACACTCCCGCATGGCGGCAGGCCCACTCCGATCTGGCGCTTGAGCTAGAACAGCGGGCCGAGCGGGTCGAACTGGTGGCGGAGGCGCTGCTGGAAAGGATGGCGACGACCCAGCATCCCGATGGGGTGGTGGCGATCGCCCCCCAGGTATTTCGTTCTGCAAATCGAGCCGTTCAGGGCATTGGGCTGGCGGTGGAAACCCTGCAAGACCCCGGCAACCTGGGCACCATCATTCGCACAGCGGTGGCCGCTGGGGTCGATGGCCTGTGGCTCAGCGCCGACAGCGTCGCCCCCGACCACCCCAAGGTGCTGCGGGCCTCAGCGGGCCAGTGGTTTCGGCTACCCCTGACGGTGGTGGACGATTTAAATGCCCTGCTGGCGGATTGGGAACAGACCGGGGTGCAGCTGGTGGCCACCAGTTCCTACGCCCCGGTGGACTACTGGTCGGTAGATTTCACCAAACCCACGGTGATTGTGCTGGGCAACGAGGGGGCTGGGCTCTCAGAAAACCTTCAGCGTCGAGCCACGGTGCAGGTGCGCATCCCCATGGCGGGAGCAGTGGAGTCCTTAAATGTAGGAATTTCGGCGGCGCTGCTGCTCTACGAGGCGCGGCGGCAGAGGGAGTGGGAGTGGGAGAGGGAAAGGGAGTAA
- the murA gene encoding UDP-N-acetylglucosamine 1-carboxyvinyltransferase has protein sequence MEDTAIVTSIGLPNPVAAAEADGAVLEITGGTSLRGQATISGAKNSALVVMAGTLLCSQPCRIRNIPHLMDIERMGEVLTALGVGLKREDDALVVDATTIAHTKAPYDVVSRLRASFFVIGPLLARMGVARIPLPGGCAIGARPVELHVRGLQAMGADVHIEHGTVHAYVPGSGGRLQGAKIYLDYPSVGATETLMMAATLADGETIIENAAQEPEVTDLANFCRAMGARIRGAGTNTITIAGVPSLHSTDYGIIPDRIEAGTLLVAGAITRSEISLYPVIPEHLTAVIAKLQEIGGQVVVDSPSRVRYVPSHRIGPTDIQTGPFPGFPTDMQAQFMALMAVCEGSSLITETVFENRLRHVAELNRMGADIRLNGNCAIIKGVHQLSGAPVLATDLRASAALVLAGLAAKGTTTIQGLHHLDRGYDDLEGKLRLLGANLRRYSDSSIPAIEH, from the coding sequence GTGGAGGACACCGCTATCGTTACGTCCATTGGTTTACCCAACCCTGTAGCCGCTGCCGAGGCGGACGGTGCTGTCCTTGAAATTACCGGCGGTACTTCCCTGAGGGGGCAAGCGACCATCAGCGGAGCCAAGAATTCGGCTCTGGTGGTGATGGCTGGCACCCTGCTTTGCTCACAGCCCTGCCGCATTCGCAATATTCCCCACCTGATGGACATTGAGCGCATGGGGGAGGTGCTCACCGCCCTCGGGGTGGGCCTCAAGCGTGAAGACGATGCCCTGGTGGTAGACGCCACCACCATTGCCCACACCAAAGCCCCCTACGACGTGGTGAGCCGCCTGCGCGCCAGCTTTTTTGTCATCGGCCCGCTGCTGGCCCGCATGGGGGTGGCGCGCATTCCTCTGCCCGGCGGCTGTGCGATCGGGGCTCGCCCGGTGGAACTCCACGTGCGCGGGCTTCAGGCCATGGGGGCCGACGTACACATTGAGCACGGTACTGTACACGCCTACGTGCCCGGCAGCGGTGGACGGTTGCAAGGAGCCAAGATTTACCTCGACTACCCCAGCGTAGGGGCCACTGAAACTCTGATGATGGCCGCCACCCTGGCCGACGGCGAAACCATCATTGAAAATGCCGCCCAGGAGCCCGAAGTCACCGACCTGGCCAACTTCTGCCGGGCTATGGGAGCGCGGATTCGCGGCGCGGGTACCAACACTATTACTATTGCTGGGGTGCCCAGCCTGCACAGCACCGACTACGGCATCATCCCCGATCGCATTGAAGCGGGCACCCTGCTGGTGGCCGGGGCCATCACCCGCTCCGAAATCAGCCTCTACCCTGTCATTCCTGAGCACCTGACGGCGGTGATTGCCAAACTCCAGGAAATTGGCGGCCAGGTGGTGGTCGATAGCCCCAGCCGGGTGCGCTACGTACCCTCCCACCGCATTGGCCCCACCGATATTCAAACCGGGCCGTTTCCAGGCTTTCCCACCGATATGCAGGCCCAGTTTATGGCCCTGATGGCGGTCTGCGAAGGCAGCAGCCTGATCACCGAAACGGTGTTTGAAAACCGTCTGCGCCACGTGGCCGAACTCAACCGCATGGGGGCCGACATTCGCCTCAACGGCAACTGCGCCATTATCAAGGGTGTTCACCAGCTCTCGGGAGCGCCAGTGCTGGCTACCGACCTGCGGGCCTCGGCGGCACTGGTGCTGGCCGGTCTGGCGGCCAAGGGTACCACCACCATCCAGGGGCTGCACCACCTCGATCGCGGCTACGACGACCTGGAGGGCAAGCTGCGGCTGCTGGGTGCTAATCTGCGGCGCTACAGCGATAGCTCAATCCCCGCTATTGAGCATTAG